Proteins encoded within one genomic window of Citrobacter amalonaticus Y19:
- a CDS encoding autotransporter outer membrane beta-barrel domain-containing protein, with protein MKYSLSFGFKPNKIALLLSTILSASSLPVYAEAERISITDSVPVDKRTVQVADGADVSYIGVGATGASVTVNGKIDMVSPAGNTGSSVYVSAGDLDLGKGSSIDYSTLSSSVADAVRVYGGSLKAEDLTIKQSGVPTIGLYVNNAANVVLTGDTLFDLTITTPVTVSSSIMSSAIVAYKDSTLTAENITVKYADNKSPSEVGTTTVEALELEGLSTRITGNVNVDLQSTSAVYLEGMNVSSNADIMGTTQIKITTDAAEDGVKGLVLEDHRDSVSLPARANIINFNDVNIDVTDNATEYDFGLITGLSSLGALSDITMDNLNIKARAKGDATVIGALFHGSEEASVRINNLNIAVSGDDTTDLYGIQGVSVEDMTFNTLNVQSEGGNRVELVRNANAKILGDVTLGSLQGVQSAQGNLLAIYGSIDISNNNKFQAWGDIQSESNHIVNINTGDNSYLYGKTKKVSSGIIDLAFNGSHSRWDMTGDSSLTNLTLNNATLNFMAPVTSTSQLTRAATTFKTLTVSGDYTGTNGNIVMNSQLGDDTSPTDRLVIAGNTSGTTNVKVLNAGGAGGLTTEGIELISVGGNSDGEFTQSGRIIAGAYDYTLQRGEGTQARNWFLSSALSPEPPEQPDPVVPVTPVDPVDPVDPQDPVEPHAPVQPQSPTPTPREHAVRPEAGLYGMNLQAANTMFNTRLQDRLGETHYVDALTGEQKVTSLWLRNVGGHTRQHDSSDQLNLQANRYVMQLGGDIAQWSSDNTDRYHLGVMAGYANQKARAENQRNGNRARSAIDGYSVGLYGTWLQDNATHEGAYVDTWAQYSWFDNTLSGDGVESEEYDAKGFTASVESGYTWKLADISERNALYIQPKAQATWMGVKADEHKEVNGTRVEGNGDGNIQTRVGVRLFGKGHNPLDDGKDRTFQPFVEANWIHNSKDFGVSMNGENVDLQGARNIGEVKAGVEGQLTKNVALWGNVAQQVGNNGYSDTSAMIGIKATF; from the coding sequence ATGAAATACTCTCTGTCTTTCGGGTTTAAACCGAATAAAATCGCATTATTGTTAAGTACTATTCTTTCTGCGTCATCGCTTCCTGTTTATGCGGAAGCGGAACGCATTTCGATTACTGATTCGGTTCCTGTCGACAAACGTACCGTGCAGGTCGCCGATGGTGCTGATGTCTCTTACATTGGCGTCGGGGCGACAGGTGCCAGCGTCACGGTCAACGGTAAAATTGACATGGTCAGCCCGGCAGGCAATACCGGATCGAGCGTGTATGTTTCTGCCGGGGATCTGGATTTAGGTAAAGGTTCATCTATCGATTATTCTACGTTATCCAGTTCTGTCGCCGATGCCGTCAGAGTTTACGGTGGTAGCCTTAAGGCTGAAGATTTAACGATTAAACAGTCTGGCGTACCGACGATTGGTCTTTACGTCAATAACGCGGCGAATGTTGTGTTAACCGGCGACACCCTGTTTGATTTAACGATTACCACCCCGGTCACTGTTTCATCCAGCATTATGTCTTCAGCTATTGTCGCGTATAAAGACTCGACCCTCACCGCGGAAAACATCACCGTGAAATACGCGGATAACAAATCCCCCAGCGAAGTGGGGACGACTACCGTGGAAGCGCTGGAACTAGAGGGGCTGAGCACCAGGATCACGGGGAATGTGAATGTTGATTTGCAGTCCACCTCGGCGGTTTACCTGGAAGGGATGAACGTCAGCAGCAATGCCGATATTATGGGTACAACCCAAATCAAGATTACGACAGACGCAGCGGAAGATGGTGTTAAAGGCCTGGTGCTGGAGGATCATCGTGACTCCGTATCGCTGCCAGCCAGAGCGAATATAATCAACTTTAATGATGTCAATATTGATGTCACTGATAACGCAACGGAATACGATTTTGGCTTGATTACCGGGCTGTCGTCGTTGGGGGCACTGTCGGATATTACGATGGATAATCTTAACATTAAGGCGCGGGCGAAAGGTGATGCGACCGTCATTGGCGCACTGTTTCATGGAAGCGAAGAGGCCAGCGTCAGAATCAACAACCTGAATATCGCGGTTTCCGGGGATGATACAACCGATCTGTACGGTATTCAGGGCGTGAGTGTGGAGGACATGACCTTCAATACGCTGAATGTGCAGTCAGAGGGCGGTAACCGGGTTGAACTTGTGCGTAATGCGAATGCTAAAATCCTCGGTGATGTCACGCTGGGGAGTTTGCAGGGCGTGCAGAGTGCGCAGGGTAACTTACTCGCTATCTATGGTTCCATCGATATCAGCAACAACAATAAATTCCAGGCGTGGGGGGATATTCAGTCCGAGAGCAATCACATCGTCAATATTAACACCGGCGATAACTCCTACCTTTACGGCAAAACGAAGAAGGTATCCAGCGGCATTATCGATCTGGCATTCAACGGCAGCCACAGTCGTTGGGATATGACTGGCGACTCCAGCCTGACAAATCTGACGCTGAACAACGCGACGCTGAACTTTATGGCGCCAGTCACGAGTACCAGTCAGCTGACGCGTGCTGCCACAACGTTCAAAACCCTGACCGTGAGCGGCGATTATACCGGGACTAACGGTAACATCGTGATGAACAGCCAACTGGGCGATGATACTTCTCCAACTGACCGCCTGGTTATTGCGGGTAACACCTCCGGCACCACTAACGTGAAGGTATTGAACGCGGGTGGGGCAGGTGGTCTCACGACGGAGGGTATTGAACTGATTAGTGTAGGCGGCAACTCCGACGGTGAGTTCACACAGAGCGGGCGTATTATTGCGGGTGCGTATGATTACACCCTGCAACGTGGTGAAGGCACGCAGGCGAGAAACTGGTTCCTGAGCAGTGCGCTGTCTCCGGAACCGCCAGAGCAGCCAGATCCGGTGGTTCCGGTAACGCCTGTTGACCCGGTTGATCCCGTAGACCCGCAGGATCCGGTCGAACCACACGCTCCGGTTCAGCCGCAGTCTCCGACCCCAACGCCGCGTGAACACGCGGTGCGTCCGGAAGCCGGTCTGTACGGTATGAACCTGCAGGCGGCGAATACGATGTTCAACACCCGTTTACAGGATCGTCTGGGCGAAACGCATTATGTTGACGCACTGACCGGCGAGCAGAAGGTGACCAGCCTGTGGCTGCGTAACGTGGGCGGGCATACCCGTCAGCACGACAGCAGCGACCAGTTGAACCTGCAGGCCAACCGCTATGTCATGCAACTCGGCGGCGATATTGCGCAGTGGTCTTCCGACAACACCGACCGCTACCATCTGGGGGTGATGGCGGGCTATGCCAACCAGAAAGCCCGTGCTGAAAATCAGCGTAACGGCAACCGTGCGCGCAGCGCCATCGACGGTTACAGCGTTGGCCTGTACGGCACCTGGCTTCAGGACAACGCGACCCATGAAGGCGCGTATGTCGATACCTGGGCACAGTACAGCTGGTTTGATAACACCCTTTCCGGCGACGGTGTGGAGTCAGAAGAGTATGACGCTAAAGGTTTCACCGCCTCTGTGGAATCCGGCTACACCTGGAAACTGGCGGACATCAGCGAGCGTAACGCGCTGTACATCCAGCCTAAAGCACAGGCCACCTGGATGGGCGTGAAGGCCGACGAGCACAAAGAAGTTAACGGTACCCGCGTGGAAGGTAACGGTGATGGCAACATCCAGACCCGCGTCGGCGTGCGTCTGTTCGGCAAGGGCCACAACCCGCTCGACGACGGTAAAGACCGCACCTTCCAGCCGTTTGTGGAAGCCAACTGGATCCACAACAGCAAAGACTTTGGCGTCTCAATGAACGGTGAAAACGTGGATCTGCAAGGAGCGCGCAATATTGGCGAAGTGAAAGCCGGTGTTGAAGGCCAGTTGACGAAGAACGTCGCCCTGTGGGGTAACGTCGCTCAGCAGGTTGGCAACAATGGCTACAGCGATACCTCCGCGATGATCGGAATTAAAGCAACGTTCTGA
- a CDS encoding LysR family transcriptional regulator, with protein sequence MLKENFNELQIFLVVARERSFTKAAAKIGVSQSALSHAMKALEERLNLRLLTRTTRSVAPTAAGERIIACLEPRIADLEQELEALIQLNGTTSGHIRLSAGEHATRSLLWPRLKPFLKDWPQISVELVVDNGFVDIVEGRFDAGVRLGESVDKDMVAVKIGPDMRMAVVGSPDYFAERPVPETPHELQNHRCINMRLPTAGGLYHWEFERDGKPLRVRVDGQLTLNLLTERIDAALSGFGLTCVPEDSVAEYVKSGALVQVLQTWCPEFPGYYLYYPSRKQHPPAFARMIEALRYP encoded by the coding sequence ATGCTTAAAGAAAACTTCAATGAACTGCAGATCTTTCTGGTTGTCGCCAGAGAGCGGAGTTTTACCAAAGCCGCTGCGAAGATTGGCGTTTCACAATCGGCCCTCAGTCATGCCATGAAAGCGCTGGAGGAGCGTTTGAATCTGCGCCTTTTGACCCGCACCACCCGCAGCGTGGCGCCAACCGCCGCGGGTGAGAGAATTATTGCCTGCCTGGAACCCCGCATTGCCGACCTTGAACAGGAACTGGAAGCACTCATTCAACTGAACGGGACGACCTCGGGTCATATCCGCTTGTCCGCCGGGGAGCACGCGACGCGCAGTTTGCTGTGGCCGAGGCTGAAGCCCTTTCTTAAGGACTGGCCGCAAATTAGCGTCGAGCTGGTGGTCGATAACGGTTTTGTGGATATCGTCGAAGGCCGTTTCGACGCCGGGGTGCGTCTGGGTGAAAGCGTCGATAAAGATATGGTCGCGGTAAAAATCGGCCCGGATATGCGCATGGCGGTGGTGGGATCGCCAGACTATTTTGCTGAGCGCCCGGTGCCAGAAACGCCGCATGAATTGCAGAATCACCGGTGTATCAATATGCGCCTGCCAACCGCGGGCGGCCTGTACCACTGGGAATTTGAGCGGGACGGCAAGCCGCTGCGCGTCAGGGTGGACGGACAGTTGACGCTAAACTTGCTCACCGAACGTATCGATGCCGCGCTGTCCGGGTTTGGCCTCACCTGCGTGCCGGAAGATTCTGTCGCAGAGTACGTCAAATCCGGCGCGCTGGTGCAGGTTTTGCAGACATGGTGCCCTGAATTTCCGGGCTACTATCTTTACTACCCCAGCCGCAAACAGCATCCGCCTGCCTTCGCACGCATGATCGAGGCATTACGCTACCCCTGA
- a CDS encoding peptide MFS transporter: MHSSVNKNESRTFFGHPYPLGSLFFTEMWERFSFYGIRPLLILFMAATVYDGGMGLARENASAIVGIFAGSMYLAALPGGWLADNWLGQQRAVWYGSILIALGHLSIALSAWMGDNLFFIGLMFIVLGSGLFKTCISVMVGTLYKKGDARRDGGFSLFYMGINMGSFIAPLISGWLIKSHGWHWGFGIGGIGMLVALVIFRVFAVPSMKRYDSEVGLDSTWNSPVAKKNGVGGWLLALSVGVAIIVALIAQGVIVINPVAVASMLVYVIAASVALYFIYLFVFAGLTRKERARLLVCFILLVSAAFFWSAFEQKPTSFNLFANDYTNRMIGDFEIPAVWFQSINALFIILLAPVFSWAWPALARKNVRLSSITKFVIGILCAAAGFGLMMMAAQNVLSNGGAGVSPFWLVGSILMLTLGELCLSPIGLATMTLLAPERMRGQMMGLWFCASALGNLAAGLIGGHVKADQLDMLPDLFARCSIALLICAAVLIVLIVPVRRMLENAQVKTEQKPATNG, translated from the coding sequence ATGCATTCCTCTGTTAATAAAAACGAAAGCCGAACGTTCTTCGGCCATCCTTATCCGCTGGGCTCACTGTTCTTCACGGAGATGTGGGAGCGGTTTTCGTTTTACGGCATTCGTCCGTTACTGATCCTGTTCATGGCCGCGACCGTCTATGACGGCGGCATGGGACTGGCGCGTGAAAATGCGTCCGCTATCGTCGGTATTTTTGCCGGCAGCATGTACCTGGCGGCATTGCCGGGTGGCTGGCTGGCGGACAACTGGCTCGGGCAACAGCGCGCGGTGTGGTACGGCTCGATTCTGATCGCGCTCGGCCATCTGTCTATTGCCCTGTCGGCCTGGATGGGTGACAACCTGTTCTTCATCGGCCTGATGTTTATCGTGCTGGGGTCGGGTCTGTTCAAAACCTGTATCTCAGTCATGGTGGGCACGCTTTACAAGAAAGGCGACGCCCGTCGTGACGGCGGTTTCTCGCTGTTCTACATGGGCATTAACATGGGGTCATTCATCGCCCCGCTGATCTCCGGCTGGTTGATCAAATCTCACGGCTGGCACTGGGGCTTTGGTATCGGCGGGATCGGGATGCTGGTCGCGCTGGTCATCTTCCGCGTGTTTGCCGTTCCCTCCATGAAACGCTACGACAGCGAAGTGGGGCTTGATTCGACATGGAACAGCCCGGTGGCGAAGAAAAACGGCGTGGGTGGCTGGTTGCTGGCGCTGAGCGTCGGCGTCGCTATTATCGTGGCGCTGATTGCCCAGGGGGTGATCGTCATTAACCCGGTCGCCGTTGCCAGCATGTTGGTCTACGTTATTGCCGCTTCTGTGGCGCTCTACTTTATCTACCTGTTTGTGTTTGCGGGTCTGACCCGTAAAGAGCGTGCCAGACTGCTGGTCTGCTTTATTCTGCTGGTGTCTGCGGCCTTCTTCTGGTCCGCATTTGAGCAGAAACCAACCTCGTTCAACCTGTTCGCGAACGATTACACCAACCGCATGATCGGGGATTTTGAAATTCCTGCCGTCTGGTTCCAGTCGATCAACGCCCTGTTCATCATCCTGCTGGCACCGGTATTCAGCTGGGCCTGGCCAGCGCTGGCGCGCAAAAATGTGCGTCTGAGCAGTATCACCAAATTTGTTATCGGTATTTTGTGCGCGGCGGCGGGCTTTGGCCTGATGATGATGGCCGCGCAGAACGTGCTGAGCAACGGTGGGGCGGGCGTATCGCCGTTCTGGCTGGTGGGCAGCATTCTGATGCTGACGCTGGGCGAGTTGTGTCTGAGCCCGATTGGTCTGGCGACCATGACGCTGTTAGCGCCAGAAAGAATGCGGGGCCAGATGATGGGCCTGTGGTTCTGTGCCAGCGCATTGGGTAACCTGGCGGCGGGTCTGATTGGTGGGCACGTCAAGGCTGACCAACTGGATATGCTGCCCGACCTCTTCGCCCGCTGCTCCATTGCGCTGCTGATTTGTGCCGCTGTGCTTATCGTATTAATTGTTCCGGTTCGTCGGATGCTGGAAAACGCGCAGGTGAAAACTGAGCAGAAACCCGCCACCAATGGCTGA
- a CDS encoding LysE family transporter — protein sequence MEPLHAVFLTVGLFVLTFFNPGANLFVVVQTSLASGRRAGVLTGLGVASGDAVYSGLGLFGMATLITQCEAIFSLIKIGGGAYLLWFAWNSIRHQATPQMPTLQQPVSAPWTVFFRRGLLTDLSNPQTVLFFISIFSVTLSADTPMWARMMAWAGIVLSSVIWRVFLSQAFSLPAVRRSYGRIQRVASRIIGAIIGLLALRLIYEGITHR from the coding sequence ATGGAACCTCTGCACGCGGTTTTCCTCACCGTCGGCCTGTTTGTCTTAACCTTCTTCAACCCAGGCGCTAATCTGTTTGTGGTCGTGCAAACCAGTCTGGCCTCCGGACGGCGCGCAGGCGTATTAACCGGTCTGGGCGTCGCGTCAGGTGATGCCGTTTATTCCGGGCTGGGACTGTTCGGCATGGCGACGTTAATTACCCAGTGCGAGGCGATATTTTCGCTGATCAAAATTGGCGGCGGCGCGTATCTGCTGTGGTTCGCCTGGAACAGCATTCGTCACCAGGCCACGCCGCAAATGCCGACGCTTCAGCAACCCGTCAGCGCGCCGTGGACGGTGTTCTTTCGTCGCGGCTTATTGACCGATCTGTCGAATCCACAAACCGTGCTGTTTTTTATCAGTATCTTCTCCGTCACGTTGAGTGCCGACACGCCCATGTGGGCAAGGATGATGGCCTGGGCTGGGATCGTACTCTCTTCGGTTATCTGGCGCGTCTTTTTGAGTCAGGCCTTTTCATTGCCCGCTGTGCGCCGGAGCTACGGCAGAATACAGCGCGTCGCCAGTCGAATTATCGGGGCAATTATTGGCCTGCTGGCGTTACGGCTAATCTACGAAGGCATTACCCATCGCTAA
- a CDS encoding cupin domain-containing protein, protein MNAQFEGNGIFPKGPKNEAYARYFQGTSYLNMLSTQGVNIGNVVFEPGCRNHWHIHHKGGQILLVTGGRGWYQEWNKPAQPLVAGDVVNIPPGVKHWHGAAADSWFAHLAVEVPAQGASNEWLEPVSEEAYAQLP, encoded by the coding sequence ATGAACGCACAATTTGAAGGTAATGGCATTTTCCCGAAAGGGCCGAAAAACGAAGCGTATGCGCGCTATTTTCAGGGGACCAGTTACCTGAATATGTTGTCCACACAGGGGGTCAACATTGGCAACGTGGTATTTGAACCCGGCTGTCGCAATCACTGGCATATTCACCACAAGGGCGGACAAATTCTGCTGGTGACCGGCGGGCGCGGCTGGTATCAGGAGTGGAATAAACCGGCGCAGCCGCTGGTCGCCGGAGACGTCGTGAATATCCCCCCCGGCGTAAAACACTGGCACGGCGCGGCGGCAGACAGTTGGTTTGCCCATCTTGCCGTCGAGGTGCCCGCGCAAGGAGCCTCAAACGAATGGCTGGAGCCGGTCAGTGAGGAAGCCTACGCCCAGCTCCCCTGA
- a CDS encoding autotransporter outer membrane beta-barrel domain-containing protein codes for MKINTVHPPGSLLAIAISIALTPTAIAQNNISPPTGVDDTVIINNGQSITLSATENTDPAWDNFRSLWVGDNSDGSLLIDGRDIATSAGMIGNGANGSVTLTNGATWTLGNLNLVLGTHDGSGTLLVSNGSKISGIDELRIGEYAASAQGTVTIDGANSSVSSAWSVVGDQGRGNLVITRGGTLSLSEHMNIGYVGNTSSTSRNGYGVTLVDGENSLLDVTEGIYLGGFNSTEVNDATGILTVSNGATVSSGSFIWLAVGQGSTGILNIGGAKGEAQQAAGTLDLPWIYLGNNSGLNTAELNFNHNSDDFELSARITGVGEVNHFGSGTTTLTGANSYQGPTHVANGTLRAGVENTLSARSDYRVDSGAQLDLNGYSQTLNSLELAGIAILSSPSRVKAAFTPTTLTINGDYTGNNGLLALRTVLGDDLSATDKLIVKGDTHGTTRVSVSNAGGSGASTIEGIRIVDVEGVSNGTFVKEGRIVAGAYDYDLVKRDNQNWFLTSVALPDPVPPTPPGGPEDPVVPVPPTPEGPHQYRPETGSYLANTLAANTLFTTRLHDRLGETQYTDALTGEQKVTSLWMRHIGGHNRFKERSGQVSTQSNRYVMQLGGDIAQWSTDGLDRWHLGLMAGYANSKSRSHSSLTGYSSRGEISGYSAGLYGTWYANDTDKTGAYVDGWLLYNWFDNTVSGQGLASEKYDSDGITASVETGYTWKLAEFSERNALYIQPKAQLTWMDVQADTHIEKNGTRVVDKTDGNLQTRLGVKAYLQGHNAIDDGKDRTFQPFVEANWIYNTHNYSVQMDDIRNEVKGTRNIGELKVGVEGQLNQRLQLWGNVAQQIGDNGYSDTQGMLGIKYSF; via the coding sequence ATGAAAATAAATACGGTGCATCCACCAGGTTCACTATTAGCCATTGCTATTTCAATTGCCTTAACACCCACAGCGATAGCCCAAAATAATATATCTCCACCAACAGGTGTGGATGATACCGTCATTATTAATAATGGTCAGAGTATTACGCTTTCTGCGACGGAAAATACCGATCCCGCATGGGATAACTTCCGCAGTCTCTGGGTAGGTGATAACTCTGACGGTTCCCTGCTGATCGATGGCCGGGATATCGCCACCTCCGCCGGTATGATCGGTAATGGCGCGAACGGCAGCGTGACGCTGACAAATGGCGCAACCTGGACGCTGGGCAATCTGAATCTGGTGCTCGGGACCCATGATGGTTCAGGAACCCTGCTGGTGAGTAACGGCAGTAAAATCAGCGGCATTGATGAACTCCGCATTGGGGAATATGCCGCAAGCGCACAGGGAACGGTGACTATCGACGGCGCAAATTCGTCAGTCTCATCCGCCTGGAGCGTGGTCGGCGATCAGGGGCGCGGCAACCTGGTGATTACCCGCGGCGGCACCCTCTCCTTAAGCGAACACATGAACATCGGCTACGTCGGCAATACGAGCAGCACCAGTCGTAATGGCTATGGCGTCACCCTGGTAGACGGTGAAAACTCGCTGCTGGATGTGACAGAGGGCATTTATCTCGGCGGCTTCAACAGCACTGAAGTCAATGACGCCACCGGTATTCTGACCGTCAGCAATGGCGCAACGGTCAGCTCGGGTAGCTTTATCTGGCTGGCGGTGGGACAAGGCAGCACCGGCATCCTGAATATCGGCGGTGCAAAAGGAGAAGCGCAACAGGCTGCGGGAACGCTGGACCTGCCGTGGATCTACCTTGGCAACAACAGCGGTCTTAACACGGCAGAACTCAACTTTAATCACAACAGCGACGACTTTGAGCTCTCGGCCAGAATCACAGGCGTTGGCGAAGTAAACCATTTCGGCTCGGGGACGACCACGCTGACAGGTGCCAACAGCTACCAGGGTCCGACCCACGTCGCGAACGGCACACTACGCGCAGGGGTAGAAAATACGCTGAGTGCAAGATCGGATTACCGCGTGGACAGCGGTGCGCAACTGGATCTTAATGGCTATTCGCAAACCCTGAACTCGCTGGAACTGGCAGGCATAGCGATCCTCTCTTCCCCGTCGCGGGTGAAAGCGGCCTTTACCCCGACCACGTTGACGATTAACGGCGATTACACCGGTAACAACGGCCTGCTGGCCTTACGCACCGTGCTGGGTGACGACCTTTCCGCGACCGATAAGCTGATTGTGAAGGGCGATACCCACGGCACCACGCGCGTCAGCGTCAGCAACGCTGGCGGCAGCGGTGCCTCGACGATTGAAGGCATCCGCATTGTCGACGTTGAAGGCGTATCTAACGGCACCTTTGTGAAAGAAGGCCGTATCGTGGCGGGCGCATATGACTACGACCTTGTGAAACGGGATAACCAGAACTGGTTTCTGACCAGTGTGGCATTGCCAGACCCGGTTCCCCCCACCCCGCCGGGCGGCCCGGAAGACCCCGTTGTTCCCGTGCCTCCAACACCGGAAGGCCCGCACCAGTACCGCCCGGAAACCGGCAGCTATCTGGCAAACACCCTTGCCGCCAATACGCTGTTTACCACCCGCCTCCACGATCGCCTCGGCGAAACGCAGTATACCGACGCGTTAACCGGCGAACAAAAGGTCACCAGCCTGTGGATGCGCCATATCGGCGGCCATAACCGCTTTAAAGAGCGTTCCGGGCAGGTAAGCACCCAGAGCAACCGTTATGTGATGCAACTGGGCGGCGACATTGCACAGTGGAGCACCGACGGTCTGGATCGCTGGCATCTGGGTCTGATGGCCGGTTACGCCAACAGCAAGAGCCGCAGCCACTCCAGCCTGACCGGATACAGCTCTCGTGGGGAAATCAGCGGCTACAGCGCGGGTCTGTACGGCACCTGGTATGCCAACGACACCGATAAAACCGGTGCTTATGTTGATGGCTGGCTGCTCTACAACTGGTTTGACAACACGGTTTCCGGACAGGGACTGGCGTCTGAAAAATATGACTCAGACGGTATCACCGCCTCTGTCGAAACGGGCTACACCTGGAAACTGGCTGAGTTCAGCGAGCGTAATGCGCTGTACATTCAACCCAAAGCGCAGCTGACCTGGATGGACGTACAGGCCGATACGCACATCGAGAAAAACGGCACCCGAGTGGTGGATAAAACCGACGGCAATCTGCAAACGCGCCTGGGCGTCAAAGCGTACCTGCAGGGGCATAACGCGATTGATGACGGGAAAGACCGCACCTTCCAGCCGTTTGTCGAAGCCAACTGGATCTACAACACGCACAACTACAGCGTGCAGATGGATGACATTCGCAATGAAGTGAAAGGCACCCGCAACATTGGCGAACTGAAAGTGGGCGTTGAAGGCCAGCTTAACCAGCGCCTACAACTGTGGGGTAACGTCGCCCAGCAGATTGGCGACAATGGCTACAGCGATACGCAAGGCATGTTAGGCATCAAATATAGTTTCTGA
- a CDS encoding nucleoside hydrolase: MRHFLIDTDTASDDAVALLMALRASHIQVEAITTVAGNCPLPQCVKNALICVEKSDTYFPPVYAGMTKPLFRERYYSHHIHGEDGMGDMALPEPSLRVEKMHAVDAIIEFASRFDGQLEIVTLGPLTNLAMAILKEPELVQKIKHVYVMGGAGLTPGNITPLAEFNFYVDAEAVHLVLESGLPLTVVGWEISMGEAFINQEDIVFLNELSELGRFSVRCNKTLMAFNANRMNKIGFDLPDPTTMAVALYPEIIDSSFEAHTWIEYKSDKSYGHFVIDSTQLTGLPVNARIITRLKSGMFKQKLYSLLS; this comes from the coding sequence ATGAGACATTTTCTGATAGATACCGACACCGCCTCTGACGATGCGGTAGCCCTTTTGATGGCATTAAGAGCCTCTCATATTCAGGTTGAAGCGATTACCACCGTCGCGGGTAATTGCCCCTTACCCCAGTGTGTCAAAAATGCACTGATCTGCGTGGAGAAAAGCGATACTTATTTTCCCCCTGTTTACGCGGGCATGACAAAACCTCTGTTCCGGGAACGTTATTACTCGCACCATATTCATGGTGAGGATGGGATGGGTGATATGGCACTTCCCGAGCCCTCTCTGAGAGTTGAAAAAATGCATGCCGTCGATGCGATCATTGAATTTGCCTCCCGCTTTGATGGTCAACTGGAAATTGTCACGCTGGGTCCTTTGACCAATCTCGCCATGGCGATTTTAAAAGAGCCTGAACTGGTGCAAAAAATAAAACATGTTTATGTGATGGGCGGTGCCGGGCTCACCCCGGGCAATATCACCCCTTTAGCGGAATTTAATTTCTACGTGGATGCCGAAGCGGTACACCTGGTGCTTGAATCGGGACTGCCGTTAACCGTGGTGGGCTGGGAAATTAGTATGGGCGAGGCTTTTATCAATCAGGAAGATATTGTGTTTTTAAATGAGCTCAGCGAGTTAGGCCGATTTTCCGTTCGTTGCAACAAGACGCTAATGGCGTTCAATGCGAATCGTATGAACAAAATCGGCTTTGATTTGCCCGATCCCACCACGATGGCCGTGGCGCTGTATCCGGAAATTATTGATTCCTCTTTTGAGGCTCATACGTGGATCGAATACAAAAGTGATAAATCTTACGGACACTTCGTTATCGATTCGACGCAACTGACCGGTCTGCCCGTCAATGCCAGAATTATCACCCGCCTAAAATCGGGCATGTTCAAGCAAAAACTTTATTCCTTATTGTCGTAA
- a CDS encoding Crp/Fnr family transcriptional regulator → MKNVSDSALKERFILAHGLSAVLNASLLAALRLIKIDAGEYLTTQSTHLTHLFFLVDGKLQVERQNPNGAHAVYSFETAFSVIGELELFSTKQSKALSAVQALSDSLLLSLPVEVVRENAMRDPAFLLFMCQNLSHKLLNISLLHSVGAISVESKLRQFLLFKTQNEGEMIQLENRESLAAMLGVSVRQLNRALIKLAQQEIIQYKNKSLRIIDPVRLSDFPADKI, encoded by the coding sequence ATGAAAAATGTCAGCGACAGCGCCTTAAAAGAGCGCTTTATTTTAGCGCACGGGTTATCTGCCGTACTCAACGCTTCGCTGTTAGCCGCATTGCGTCTGATTAAAATTGACGCCGGGGAATATCTGACGACGCAAAGTACGCATTTGACACATCTCTTTTTCCTGGTTGACGGTAAGCTGCAAGTCGAACGCCAGAATCCAAACGGGGCTCACGCGGTCTATTCTTTTGAAACCGCTTTTTCGGTGATCGGTGAACTCGAACTTTTCTCAACAAAACAAAGTAAAGCCCTCAGTGCCGTCCAGGCATTATCGGACTCTCTGTTACTTTCCCTTCCGGTTGAGGTAGTAAGAGAGAACGCGATGCGCGATCCTGCGTTTCTTCTTTTTATGTGTCAGAATTTAAGTCATAAATTACTTAATATTTCACTGCTGCATTCGGTTGGTGCGATTTCGGTGGAATCTAAATTGCGTCAATTCTTATTATTTAAAACGCAAAACGAAGGCGAAATGATTCAACTGGAGAACAGGGAGTCGCTCGCCGCCATGTTGGGCGTTTCTGTCAGACAACTCAATCGCGCGCTGATAAAACTTGCGCAGCAGGAGATTATCCAATACAAAAATAAGTCCCTGAGGATTATCGATCCTGTCCGCTTATCCGATTTTCCTGCCGACAAGATCTGA